The nucleotide window TCCTGTGTTTGTAGAACCATGGACAATTCTCCATTTTTATACTGGAAGCTGATCCCAGAGGTCTGTCCCTGGAGGGAACAACTTGCCGCTTTAACCTCTGTGTGATGCCTTGTGAGCCGTCTTTAATTGTCTCCCTCCATGCACCATCTATTCAAAGTGTTATTAGAAAGTTCATTACAAGGATGTGTAATCCCTAGGCACTGGAATCTTTTCAAGACTTTAAACTGCTGcttttactataataaaatgttatgataGTGTCAGCAAAAGTTTACCTGGTCCCAGTCCGAAAGCCAAAGATGGGGGATATTTGGTGGCCGGATCTGGGGCAATGACAGGTGTGTTGTGCCAGTAATGGTCTCCTGGCTGAATTGGCTGAGCTGTATGCTATACCTATCATAGTATGCTGGGGATAAGGTTTCTATATACTGTATGGCTTCCTATATCCAGCCCTCGCCTTATTGACAGTGATAGTGCCCCGTATTCACTGACAGCTACAGTCAGGGCTAAGGTCAGCGATGGTCAGGCTTTTTTGATCTATGGCACAGAAATGTGGCATGTGTGGGTGATCTGAAGGGTGGTGAATGGAGCTGACAACATGGAAGGATCATACCAGGCCCACAGTGCTTGCTGACCATGAGAACGCCATTGGTCCATATGAAGATCTACATGGCTATAATTTTCATCCGCCATTTTCAGCATGTTTGCCAGCCATCTACAAGGATGCTCAGCACTGGTAGCACATGGCCCATGGTTGCTccttattatataaaaacatacagaGAGCCTTGTCTGCCCATTGCTGCTGGAGAGATGTGTGACGAACGTCCTCTTAGCCCTCACCCTGCACATAGACTTTCCACATACCGCGGGCCAAGAAGGGCCGTCACGGGTCAAGGTTACCACAGCCCTTGCTAAACACAACATCACAGGTATACTGCCATcacgtgcttagacggaagcacacaccattacccttgacaaccgcagttatgcttctgtTTCTTTAGCACAGTCTGTGTCACCCCtaccactccagacagggatgtctcagctaACACAATGGTTATAGTAGCATTTtggggttagcaagttacactatttatACTTAGAGCATTTacagattcagcttacactttttatagggttTAATAAGTAAAGTATACAAATAagtaaacatacaaaaacacagtgcataaaccaatacagaaaataaagaataatcaaagaacaataacagatcaatagcaacagcaaaaaattaaagggaaaactatagaataatacttaggtagagttggtttgcatttgtccaggttgctgtgtaaagtccaagttattattCTGagcactgggctccctgcagtgctcaatgtgccgttgtccttagcaacaagatggtatcagtgagagctccctctgctgggcatacatggctttttctatgccaaccacaaaggtgggactaatacaacaatctaataatagcagggtgggggctgtctgaagggctgtgtccacatTCAGTATGATGCTCTTTGGACACTTCCCAAAATACCCTTGCTCtagctattattaataatttcataataCAGGTTTTTACGAAATgtcaacccccagattattaaacagcacaaaataaggagttcacagagaccaaactaggcatgtctgggacttagtTTACCAGAACAGGCTAattatggtttccaggctttcctgaggcctaggagactagttacAAATCAGCCaattactactttatacagaattgtatagtggaaatataaagattaataataaatgtgtttcagaatacagctcagaggtcagtcagagGCCACTCTGTCTTATCTGACACccggagacacaaaactccaatttttacaatgggtgttgtaaactttAGGGTCTGAAAGgaatcaagaaatatctgataagggggaatttatgaccctggtctgttatatTCCAAACAAAAGACATTTGAAAAGGtggaaattttatatataaagaggaGACCAGGAATTATTGatatccccaatatcacaaagTGTGCTTTTATAGTGCGACAAGTACCccttttgaatattttaatgctcctgggcacacaaatcacaaccaactccagatatcctttaatcaggctttattcagtgtcataaagcacagtaagggttaagtccaaataagcaaagtacaaaggcgtaaggcaaagacaggtcaagaacaatccgaagtcagggctggcagcaggcagaatggtcagtaacaatccgaggtcagggcaggcagagttcaagcagagtcaacttcagaccaggtcactaaggagatgacaaaagcaggtaaacttaaccaacacaaggacgcacccaagcacactgagttcacagaggcttatagcgggcaatggtgtacaggacaggctctccttaaatggccagagtgaccaatggccttgcgccacctggcgccgtctgacaggagactaactgaatcccctgcggccgattggccgcagggaattcaaactaactgtgtcccgccccggggcgaggcagccgagtgccacgccctcagggggtacaagagggacgcatagcagcacgcgcacctcttcccacagcacccctaggacgtgcactactttgcacatgcaaaggagtgctgagagcaggatatgcagtaaccacatctgaagggatgcaagggatgctgcctggctgaacagtagtttggccaggacggatccctccgcctgtagagagagacaagctgcgagtagagcagcagcctcagccatgctgcctgctacagcggcgtctccctctgtggctgggatccccagggacaccgcgggctcgcaggacaggtaagtcccttacactaccccccccccttcaggaggggccttAGGACCCTCATGTCGGGATTTCTCCGGGTAATCACGGTGAAACTccgacacaagttcttccgcatgtacGTGGTGGGccggcacccagcatctctcctctggtccaaaacccttccaatcaatgagatattgcagagagttacgcaccttacgagagtccaggatcctctcaacttcatatttgggtgctccctgcacctccactggcggagggggatctgaaaggggagcagggtcggcagcagattttaataaagagacatggaatCTACCCCCTTCAAAGAAatgggaagcttgactctataagtcactctattaatcttttccgatattgggaacgggccaataaatttgggtcctagcttggcCCAGGGTTGGCGGAGGGGAATGTTGCGGGTAGatacccaaaccagatcacccggttggaactggggctcaagGGATCTATGGTgatctgcaaactttttctgctgggctactgcctttCTACGATTACtctggacctggttccaaacaaatCGGGAACGTTCTACCCAATTGTTAAGGacgggaagatcagagggtggacctgagAGAGAGGACACTTTAGGACTCCGACCCCCGACAGACATAAActgagagatcctggtggaggagtgctctgcgttgttatatgccacctccgcaaagtggggtaatagagggtgtaagaccctgttgaagaggggtgccatcaatggcTGCCAAGGACAGTTCAGACCCCAGAGGGGCGACTggtattcccagttcagaggcaacatgTTGGTCTAGTAGGTTACCGTCTGCCCCagagtcaagaaaggccatgacttgacGGGACTTCCCctcccaggatatggtagccggcACCTGGATGCGGCGAGTGGACCAGTCCAACGGGTCTCGGGGGatcccttctgcacccccgatacactgggACCTTacaggtcctttgcgagggcatgtccttgccctatgaccaggatcgccacagtaaagacaaagtccatcCTGCAAATGCCGATTGCGCTCGGCGGGGGTGAGTTTGAATGATCCAAtttccatgggttcccccaggtcaggcacaAAGGATGAAAGCTTTGTAGGTGGTGTGGAGTTGGAAGTATTCACCAGAGGTTTAGGTTTCAactgagggggagaacgactccTGGCTCTTCGGACGGCTCCTTCTAGGCGGTGTTCCCGGATCCTCCGGTCAACACAGATagactgctgtatcgcaagatccagggtggatgaAGAAGGGAGACCCagcagcaggtctttgacttgattgCTGAGGCCTTGACGGAAGCGATGGAgtagagctgcgtctccccagCGGGTACAGGTCGCCCAGCgccgaaattctgctgcatattccTCCACGGGACGTCTCCCTTGAGCAAGGTATTCTAAATTTATTTCCGCTGTCcgggtcaggtccgggtcatcGTAAATCACCCCCATGACAGCAAAAAAGTCAGTGACCGAACTGAACGCAGGATCCAGAACCTAACCATGGATCTAGCCAAAACCAGTGCATTGCAGAATGGTCTCAACAGCTTTCCAACCTCCAAGCAGTCAATGTTTGCTTGGCTTTACCAatgatatgaatacattattatgtatttattatgaacattataaatgtattatgaatacatttcttATCATAGTGTCTTCACACACACAGATTTGACCTGCAAGGGTGAAGACCCTACTCAATGACTCTCTAAGATCTACCAAAACCTGAAGGAGGAATTCTGCTCTGCTCCAGTCATCATCCATCCTGATGTTCATTGTCCATTTTTATTTGAGGTGAATGCCTTTGGTTGCATGCATGTGTGTACTTCTCCACGTAGTTTCACCTTCACCTATTGGCAACCAAGAACTCCTAGGGATCTAttcaaaaatttttgtttgttgagTGGATTCTTCCATTGATCAATGTGTTCTCATTTGTTTATCCCTATCCTTTGTTAtccttattaattttttttgctttgcccTCCAAATTTGCTCATCAAAACATCTTAAATCAGGTTAGCTTGGATGTACTTTTCAAGCATTTCAATCTTtctgatcagtgtttctcaatcattttaaccttttaaatatttttcaggtctttggggaaccccttctataattaccatatgcACAGCTTACAGCACAGTAGTGTGGTGatcatgggaagaatgtctcctcccagtgggaaggctgccacccttacagatcattggtatcagttaaactgaaccGGAGGGTCACAAACTAttttttgctcaaggaacccaaagCAGCCTCTgaaagaaccttggttgagaaacactattttAGACCATAGACTTCATATTATTGAAACCAGACCTAGGCTCAGAACCTTCCAGGATAAGAAATGGGTCAGAAAGCATGTGTGTGCCCCTTTCCTATCCACAAAAGTTCTTCTGCTATCTGGTTTGACAAAAAGAATGTATTTCCATTTCCAACCAGACCTCTACATTCTCCAAGGGACATCATTGACAGAGATGGTCTCTCTCTCACAACGTgacccctgtgttgtgggggtcGGTGGCTAGGAAAATTATTTGGAATCTGCAAGCTCCCTTCAACAGGGGTACCTTTAGATGTCCACCCCTCCATCCTAAGGAAAGTGTGCATGCCTACATAGTACCCCTTACTCACTCCCAAGAAGTACCTGGAAATAATAATGCCAcaccgaaaaaaaaaatatatttattgtcctTTTAAAACTTATACTTGTGCAGGATCCAACAATGTTTTGTCCTATAGTaagtcattggaaaaaaattccTGTTCTCGCCACACTGACGAGAGCTCTTGATATTTTGCTCAGCTGGGTGCAGCCAAGGACAGTTGTCCTGTCCGTTCTAATGATATACATATAAGGAATGACCAATCTAAAGAAtctgtgaatttttatttaatttatttatttattattttgacatgattttgtgtttcaagctttttcatactcatactattatattattttgtaaaataaattttaatgaaaaacaatgtaccgcttttagacatataaatccggacaaaAATGGACCTCCCAGgaggttaacctctagtgccggggatcttctcaataaatgcggccgcaTTCATTAAGGACAGTGTctgatccccgacactagaggttaattaacctctagtgccccggggatctcaaacaggaggattcccagggaatcttgtgaatcccctgtgaatcctcctgttataatttcctcaatcttccaatggtttcgcgaaatctgttcgccgaaatttcgcggaaccatcgtAGTTTGAAGAAATTTTCTCATCCCTATTtatggataaagtttctctatccaggaacacaggattcCTGTTAAAGGGCTACAAAAGCACTAGTAAAGGGCTGTCAGGTCCCCCCTGATTGATCTTGCAGTTCTTCACGGTgccaaaaaataacctgaattttcccccgaTTGACTTTAAcagtgttcgaattcgacattcgattatccgaacaatatccccctattcgatcaaatagctgtcgaaccGAATAGTCAGATTTTCTACCAACACTACTCATCGAATGTTTAAGTGCTTAGGGCAAATATAAAGGGTCAGCATGGGTCAGTTAAATGGACAATAGCTTTGCAggggtacatatatatattagtgagtgttacattcaccaaacattcactgcagatgtatcttatttttgcattttttattcgtTAAAGTTTCATATTGATTCACTAAATTTGGTAATgtcttttttaaagctaaaattctacttttaaaatTTGGGGTCAGGCAGGGCTTTGTCATAGAAAGGAAGAAgtgaagtcccttctgcaaaaagcattcttacctgtctgatctccGCCCTAATCTGTCACAGGAGATACTCATGCACAGTTCACCTTAGGATGCTGGAATACACAGACCATCCCAGCTTTCCCTGCATAAAGTTGggtcatcccggcctggccaatcaatatggccaaagagaaaaagcagcaagagaagaaggaagaagatggagtcCCCCGATATGGAAAGGGAAGAATTGAATCCATGTGTACATACAAATTGTGATTAGTCAGATAAggctatttttttgcaaatagggAACTGGCtctttcatctgtaaaaaaagacttacctggtctcatttttttaattttttggttcaGTTCAactttatatctttaaatatgtgACCCTATGTGCTTTCCTAAATACAGATAAGAGGGCTCATATAGGATTAAGGTTACATAATTAGCAAAGCAAATTTTCCTCTAGCAAAGCGGATTGCTGgattcaaccatccaatcacgtgtaAGGAAAAGTCCTgttgtttttagattttcttgcacattATTGGGTATTGCAAAGTAAACAACACATTAGGTCAGCTAAGTAAGAATTCAACATGGTAAGTAAGCTTTGGGAAATCCCCCCAAAGGTTTTAATTTGGTATTCTTGACCACTTTCACTAAGCTCAGTTTAGGACTTCCTTTCAAGGCCTAAacatctttaataaatccagcccaatgATTTCTAGGTTAACAATATTGGCCCACCTATTTCTGTCTGTCTAATGTTCcctaaattattcaattttagTTGGCAGCCAACAGGGGTGCAGAAAGTGTGTACATTTAATGCTAAAAAgccaatattaaactttaaaaccaaATTAAAGAACCAATATTgaccaaaaatattgaaaaggttttaaaagtaaaacgcaattttattttattatataccaatattttattaatgtttttacaaaattaattataaatatttaatataaataaattataacaattaatcaacattttattaaagaccCATAGGAGCCCCTCAGTTTATCGTAGTTAATGTCAATTACATTCCAGTCCAAGCCATGATTCAAGTTTGGGTCAGGGTTTGGGGTGTATTTGAGAATATCTTCTCCTGAGATTCACCGATTACTACCCAGACTATACACAGCTTTCACATTGGATTtagttagaaaatgtgtgaatcttcttgtttataatttatacatttatatgaattAAAGGAATGCAAAGGGAGCATCTCAGATGAAACAATTTCTACATAAGTCAATTATCTATTGTTACCGAaggtttagaaaaaatatatgtgaTGATTTCAGGTAAATCTGAACTTCAGCATCAAATGTGAGTTTCCTTGCCACCCATATATACTGGATCTAATGATTGTTTAGTCCTAGGGGGTAGAAAAAGTATTGGCCTACAATGCTCCCATTGTGGAAGGGGGACAGGTTCTCCTGAAAATGCTCTGGCCTATTGTGCTCCCACCTTGGAATAGAGGCTGGTTCTCGACACCATCAGGCACATTGAAAGGTCAACTATTGGAAAAAAGGCTATGGGGGTCATCCCTACCAGAACTGGCAGAAGTCATTCTTATTTTAGAAGCTCAGGGACTGGGCCTGATTTATNNNNNNNNNNNNNNNNNNNNNNNNNNNNNNNNNNNNNNNNNNNNNNNNNNNNNNNNNNNNNNNNNNNNNNNNNNNNNNNNNNNNNNNNNNNNNNNNNNNNNNNNNNNNNNNNNNNNNNNNNNNNNNNNNNNNNNNNNNNNNNNNNNNNNNNNNNNNNNNNNNNNNNNNNNNNNNNNNNNNNNNNNNNNNNNNNNNNNNNNNNNNNNNNNNNNNNNNNNNNNNNNNNNNNNNNNNNNNNNNNNNNNNNNNNNNNNNNNNNNNNNNNNNNNNNNNNNNNNNNNNNNNNNNNNNNNNNNNNNNNNNNNNNNNNNNNNNNNNNNNNNNNNNNNNNNNNNNNNNNNNNNNNNNNNNNNNNNNNNNNNNNNNNNNNNNNNNNNNNNNNNNNNNNNNNNNNNNNNNNNNNNNNNNNNNNNNNNNNNNNNNNNNNNNNNNNNNNNNNNNNNNNNNNNNNNNNNNNNNNNNNNNNNNNNNNNNNNNNNNNNNNNNNNNNNNNNNNNNNNNNNNNNNNNNNNNNNNNNNNNNNNNNNNNNNNNNNNNNNNNNNNNNNNNNNNNNNNNNNNNNNNNNNNNNNNNNGTGTTTGATTTCCTccctttacttttaaaaattctcTGGAGTTCATAGAAGGATGGAAAAGAATGATGATACATTTAggaaagaacataaaaattacCAGTGCCCAGCTAGAAAATAGCATTGCAAAAATTTCCATCATCACGCCGTATTTGCCCTGAGCACTGAGGGAAGCCGGAATATAAGAGACCCAGACACTAAGGAAGGTCAGCATGCTAAACGTAATGTATGAGGCCTCATTGAAGACATCTGGAAGTCTTCTTGCTAGAAATGCCACAATAAAACTGCTGAGGGCTAGCAGACCAAGATATCCCAACATTATCCAAAAAGCAAAGGTCGACCCTTCATTGCACTCAATCATTATAACTCCAGGATATGTATTATTATTGGACTGTGGAAAGGGAGGTGTAAGGCACAACCATGTTATGCATACTATAAACTGTATGAGGAAGACCACAGAAATAATTGTGTAGGAAAAATGGTGGCTAATGAATTTTGTAAGTCTGCTGCTTGGTCTGGTTGCCAAGAAAGCCAAGACCACCGTTATTGTTTTGGCTAAGACACAAGACatacaaagagaaaaaactaTCCCGAATATAACTTGACGTAGAAGACAATTCAGTGGTTGGGGATAACCAATAAAAACCAAAGGGCAAAGGAAACAGAAGGATAAGCAAACCAAAAGAATGCAACTTAAAGAATAATTGCTGGCTTTAACTATTGGAGTAGTTTTATGATGGATTAAAAGCTTTAAGATTGCAACTGGAATCAACGAAGAAACAACACTGATAGACGTTAAGGTTGATCCCAATGGTTCTTCGTAAGAGAGATACTCTATGGTCTTTTCAAGACATGCTGTTCTTTCTTTGTTTGGCCATTGGTTCCATGGACATCGAAAACAGGCAAGAGAGTCTGAAAGTCAACACAATGTTCATTAATTATTTaggataatgtatttttatgtttaggtgGAACACaaactatatctatatatataattcatcTACTTTTGATACATTTCCACAACCCAGTTCTCTTGAAGAGACTTAAATAATTAattcccaaaaacatactggtaggctAATTGTTTTTCCTCAAAGATGTCCTTACACTAAGATGGACACATTAGGTTGTGaatgggacagttagtgatatgactatgagcTATGCGAAGACTATGTAATAGCTAAACACTATATAATGTAAATACACaataacaatattgaaaaaattatAATTCAACTGGAAGGTTAGTGTGGCCAACCCTCCACAATAATAAAACTGGATCCATTAATAGGCTTGGTACCAttctggataggaaatggggcagtgaACATGTGCAGCCCCATTCCTATCCATAAAATGGTCTTCTAgaatctggttttcccaaaaagtAAGGGGGCAAAAAATGTGTATACCCCCAAAAATTAGACCCCATCTGCCCTCAACACTAGCATGGGAGTTTATATCATCATTATTTAGATTTCTTCAGACCATTATGAAGGAGAAGGTGGGTCCAAACTGTTGATTGGTACcatatatatattgatagtaTTTAATGGCCATGTCATTGTAAGCCTGACTATAAGTGAGTTGCTGACAAAAGTGAAGGAAcattttttagtcatttttatgACCACTAGATAAATAATTCCTTGGTGCTATGAAACCCATTTAAACTTTCATTTTGATTTATCCAAATACATTCTAGGAATATCACAAAGGTCCTCAAATCTTTTAGGTAATCTTCTTTAGAAAGCAATGACAACCTGAGTAGAAGAGAAGAATCCTTGTACTTGCTGTGGTGGGCTAAACTGCTTTAgattaagtttatttatttacagagttttcacagctgctaacTATGGATTGGTAGATGGGAGAAGTATTAGAAAATGTGATCAACAAGAATATATATTACTCACCTGTATGATTTGAAACCTCACCAAGAGGACATGGCACACAATCAAAACAACATGCAGATTCTCTTTTCATTAACACCTTCCTGTAACCTGGAAGGCAGCTTAGACTACAGATTGACGAAGGCACCTAAAAGTAGAAATAAGAAACACATTTATtggataaaataatatattggacTGATTGGTGACATTGTTAGCTTGAAGATAAGTTACATTCAAAAGGTAAAGGTTTATTTCAAAGCTGAATTAGCATGTTATTTTATTAGAGAGGGAGGGCGGAAGGAACCAGGTAAGGCAACATAATACCAAATCAAACATCAGCTTTTTAAATCAGCtgtttttaactcttttttttgtgttttttttgtattaattatcTCACTTACTACCACTCATATAATGATCTTACCTGCTGGTATCTGTCAGGCCACAGCAGGGCACTTGAATTTATGTTGAAGACTTCACCAGAAGGTAATTGAGTATCATAACTGCCAATCTTGACCGGTTGTACAGTACCTTGTGGAGTCATCTGCAGGTTCACAATGTCATAGACTGCAGGGGGGTCTCCATTTTCATCAAAGTAAACTTCTCTCCCATTACTCAGCTTCACCCGGACCTTTCTTATATAGCAATGGAGCTGTGAGAaatgatattacattttaatacattttagtgctGAACTGAAGTTTTCCCTCAGGTCTTACTTTGGAGTGTTGGATTTTGTCTTATCTTCCA belongs to Pyxicephalus adspersus chromosome 2, UCB_Pads_2.0, whole genome shotgun sequence and includes:
- the LOC140322283 gene encoding extracellular calcium-sensing receptor-like; the protein is MNGGCRLDITELEGLSQPGDIMIGAMLPLHLDKVYPHVTFTEKPPRATCTMFHFESYQHLHALMFAVDEINKDNTILPNISIGFQVYISSKITIEISSWELSQQISYFSTSALLSDRKKFPSFFRTVPSDVYQSQGLAQLTMHFNWTWVGLLSLDNDYGQQGIQLVKKELLKAGACVAFSETILTNLADRNAPYIVNIIKKSTANTIIIFSSDYDLVPVLDEMLRQNITNKIFIASEAWSSSTIDAMASFSKLLVGTVGFALYSGTIPEFQAFLNKIHPSNPIGGKWLKMFWEQAFGCSLASGISFNGSSEAAVKECTGDENLENVRNSFNDVSTLRVAYNVYTAIHAVGKALDDLNNCRRDTGPQERCANIWNFRPWQLHCYIRKVRVKLSNGREVYFDENGDPPAVYDIVNLQMTPQGTVQPVKIGSYDTQLPSGEVFNINSSALLWPDRYQQVPSSICSLSCLPGYRKVLMKRESACCFDCVPCPLGEVSNHTDSLACFRCPWNQWPNKERTACLEKTIEYLSYEEPLGSTLTSISVVSSLIPVAILKLLIHHKTTPIVKASNYSLSCILLVCLSFCFLCPLVFIGYPQPLNCLLRQVIFGIVFSLCMSCVLAKTITVVLAFLATRPSSRLTKFISHHFSYTIISVVFLIQFIVCITWLCLTPPFPQSNNNTYPGVIMIECNEGSTFAFWIMLGYLGLLALSSFIVAFLARRLPDVFNEASYITFSMLTFLSVWVSYIPASLSAQGKYGVMMEIFAMLFSSWALVIFMFFPKCIIILFHPSMNSREFLKVLDPAFSSVTDFFAVMGVIYDDPDLTRTAEINLEYLAQGRRPVEEYAAEFRRWATCTRWGDAALLHRFRQGLSNQVKDLLLGLPSSSTLDLAIQQSICVDRRIREHRLEGAVRRARSRSPPQLKPKPLVNTSNSTPPTKLSSFVPDLGEPMEIGSFKLTPAERNRHLQDGLCPE